A part of Patagioenas fasciata isolate bPatFas1 chromosome 28, bPatFas1.hap1, whole genome shotgun sequence genomic DNA contains:
- the LOC139825796 gene encoding dynein axonemal heavy chain 9-like, with amino-acid sequence MPPVAGALRWAQELRARIQVPFDHFRHIPHLCLDSAEGGRVIEKYEEMIQLLDRYQEKVYADWSQTVSEKSQYNLTQPLIRRDPETKLITVNFDPQLVSVLRELSYLSGSRLGAIPPTAAEIYSSKESYRQLAANLELMVNRYNKVLKTVLEVEYPLIQEQLWDINLKLKKAEETLNWKMEGVWDHISMVMDDVHDLEQRIQKAKNNVEEIQTIVGSWASPIFVRRDCKRESLLSLEDCQDRLERRYSLVRESGQRIHLLVKENQSLLLADPASDIWKAYVDYVDEIVLDGFFTAIECSLKYLLENTDPKAGLPPLFEVQLDLVIPDLIFQPSLDPGTNDGFYDVVEGLLNDIYRISSLVPRLAEHSGFLHYQADMEDMADLADMRHELMGRVQAVMAACCDYRSAFDHYSCLYGEDRKEFFRQFLLYGHILTAAEIEAHAENGVPESPPTLQQFREQIDSYEKIYEEVNRIKPISIFQSWMKVDARPFKASLLNVIKRWSLVFKQHLMDHVMHSLSDLDEFIKTADKGLSKKVEKGDYDGLVEIMGHLLAVKERHSVTDAMFEPLKQTVELLKTYEQELPEEVYKQLEVGEKLRWTRRFAE; translated from the exons atgccgccggtggctggagcgctgcgctgggcgcaggagctgcgagcgcgaatccaggtgccgtttgatcacttcaggcacatcccacatct ctgcttggactctgctgaaggaggaagggtgatagagaagtatgaagaaatgatccagctgctcgacag gtatcaggagaaggtctatgcagactggtcccagacagtctctgaaaaatcacagtacaaccttactcaaccgcttatccggcgagatccagaaaccaaactgatcacagttaattttgatccccag ctggtgtcggtgctgagggagctgagctacctgtctggcagccggctgggagccatcccacccacggcagcagaaatctattcctccaaggagtcataccggcagctggcggccaacttggagctgatggtgaacagatacaacaaggtcctgaagacagtcctggaggtcgaataccctctcatacaggagcagctgtgggatattaacttgaagctgaagaaggcagaagaaacactcaactggaagatggagg gtgtctgggatcacatctccatggtgatggatgatgtccatgacctcgagcagaggatacagaaagccaaaaacaatgttgaggagatccagaccatcgtgggatcgtgggcgtcgcccatatttgtgagaagagattgtaaaagagaatcgctgctgagcctggaggactgtcaggaccgcctggaacggcgttacagccttgtccgagagtcagggcagaggattcatctgctggtgaag gaaaaccagagcctcttacttgcagacccagcatctgacatctggaaggcctatgtggattacgtggatgagatagttctggatggattcttcactgccattgagtgctcactcaagtacctcctcgaaaacacag atcccaaggcagggcttcctcccctgtttgaggtgcagctggatttggtgatcccagatttgatatttcaaccctccttggaccctggcacaaacgacggcttctacgacgtggtggaaggtcttctcaacgacatctaccggatctcatcgctggtgcccaggctggctgagcacagcggcttcctccactaccag gctgacatggaggacatggctgacctggccgacatgcgccatgagctgatggggcgtgtgcaggccgtgatggcggcctgctgtgattaccgcagtgccttcgaccactactcctgcctgtacggggaggacagaaaggagttcttccgccagttcctcctctacgggcacattctcactgcggcagaaatcgaggcccatgcagagaacggggtccctgagtcacctcccacgctgcagcagttccgagagcagattgactcctacgagaagatctatgaggaggtgaatcgcatcaagcccatcagcattttccagagttggatgaaagttgatgctcggcctttcaaagcgtctctgctgaatgtgattaaacggtggagcttggtgttcaagcagcatctcatggaccacgtcatgcacag cttgtctgacctggacgagttcataaaaactgctgacaaaggtttgagcaaaaaggttgaaaaaggcgattatgatggtttggtggagatcatggggcatctcctggccgttaaggaaaggcacagtgtcaccgatgccatgttcgagcccctgaagcaaaccgtcgaactgctgaagacgtatgagcaagagctgccggaggaagtctataagcaactggaggtgggtgaaaagctgcggtggacacggcggtttgccgagtag